In the genome of Candidatus Microbacterium phytovorans, one region contains:
- the cysE gene encoding serine O-acetyltransferase: protein MSAVGRVARALRRSSARVREDIAAAKLRDPAARSSIEIALLYPGLHAIWAHRVWHALWVRRVRFLARGGSQVTRWLTGIEIHPGAQIGRRFFVDHGMGVVIGETAEIGDDVMLYHGVTLGGRTRDAGKRHPTLGDGVAVGAGAKVLGPITIGAGSVIGANAVVTVDAPEDSVLVGIPAKPRKRTPGEDTRAVLTAPEYYI from the coding sequence GTGAGCGCCGTCGGCCGCGTGGCAAGGGCGCTGCGACGCTCGTCGGCTCGTGTCCGTGAGGACATCGCCGCGGCGAAGCTCCGGGACCCCGCCGCACGGTCCAGCATCGAGATCGCGCTCCTCTACCCCGGTCTCCACGCGATCTGGGCGCACCGCGTCTGGCACGCGCTGTGGGTGCGGCGCGTGCGCTTCCTCGCCCGCGGCGGCTCCCAGGTCACCCGGTGGCTCACGGGGATCGAGATCCACCCGGGGGCGCAGATCGGTCGACGCTTCTTCGTCGACCACGGCATGGGCGTCGTCATCGGCGAGACCGCCGAGATCGGCGATGACGTCATGCTCTACCACGGGGTGACGCTCGGCGGACGCACGCGTGACGCGGGCAAACGGCATCCGACCCTCGGCGACGGCGTCGCCGTCGGCGCGGGGGCGAAGGTCCTCGGCCCCATCACGATCGGTGCGGGCTCGGTCATCGGGGCGAACGCCGTCGTGACCGTCGATGCCCCCGAGGACTCCGTGCTCGTCGGCATCCCGGCCAAGCCCCGCAAGCGCACTCCCGGCGAGGACACGCGCGCGGTGCTGACGGCACCCGAGTACTATATCTGA
- the cysK gene encoding cysteine synthase A: protein MPGIHPDITTAFGDTPLVRLNRLTEGLAAEVVVKLEFYNPGASVKDRLGFALIEAAEASGELVPGGTIVESTSGNTGIALALIGAARGYRVILTMPASMSKERRTLLKAYGAELVLTDPYKGMTEAVDTAHRIVADTPGAILARQFEHEANAAIHRRTTAEEIWRDTEGKVDWFVAGSGTGGTITGVGQVLKERNPDVRVVVVEPKDSPMLSEGRAGGHRIQGIGPNFVPHVLDRTVIDEISDVEFDDAIATARDLATREGILAGMSAGAAVWTALQIAARPEAAGQRIVVIIPDAGERYLSTALYAHLREDAA, encoded by the coding sequence GTGCCCGGCATCCATCCCGACATCACCACCGCCTTCGGCGACACTCCCCTGGTCCGGCTGAACCGCCTGACCGAGGGGCTCGCCGCAGAGGTGGTCGTCAAGCTCGAGTTCTACAACCCCGGCGCGAGCGTCAAAGACCGTCTCGGGTTCGCGCTCATCGAGGCGGCCGAAGCCAGCGGCGAACTGGTGCCCGGCGGCACGATCGTCGAGTCCACGAGCGGCAACACGGGCATCGCACTCGCCCTCATCGGCGCCGCCCGCGGCTATCGCGTGATCCTGACCATGCCCGCCTCCATGTCGAAGGAGCGGCGCACGCTCCTGAAGGCGTACGGCGCCGAACTGGTGCTCACCGATCCGTACAAGGGCATGACGGAGGCCGTGGACACCGCCCACCGCATCGTCGCCGACACTCCCGGTGCGATCCTCGCGCGTCAGTTCGAGCACGAGGCAAACGCCGCGATCCACCGCCGCACGACGGCCGAAGAGATCTGGCGCGACACCGAGGGCAAGGTCGACTGGTTCGTCGCCGGCTCCGGAACGGGCGGCACGATCACCGGCGTCGGACAGGTGCTGAAAGAGCGCAATCCCGACGTCCGCGTGGTCGTCGTCGAGCCCAAGGACTCCCCCATGCTCAGCGAGGGTCGCGCGGGCGGCCACCGCATCCAGGGCATCGGGCCCAACTTCGTGCCCCACGTCCTCGATCGCACCGTGATCGACGAGATCTCCGACGTCGAGTTCGACGACGCGATCGCCACGGCCCGCGATCTCGCGACGCGGGAGGGCATCCTCGCGGGGATGTCGGCCGGCGCCGCCGTCTGGACGGCCCTGCAGATCGCCGCCCGCCCCGAAGCGGCGGGACAGCGGATCGTCGTGATCATTCCGGATGCCGGTGAGCGCTACCTGTCGACCGCGCTCTACGCGCACCTGCGCGAGGATGCCGCGTGA
- the cysK gene encoding cysteine synthase A, with amino-acid sequence MSGIHSDITSAFGNTPLVKLNRVTEGLPGTVLAKLEFYNPASSVKDRLGIAIVDAAEASGDLKPGGTIVEGTSGNTGIALAMVGAARGYKVILTMPSSMSVERRLLLKAYGAELVLTDPSLGMKGAVAEAERIAGETPGAVLAKQFANQANVEIHRKTTAEEIIRDTDGAVGYFVAGIGTGGTISGVGQVLKERLPEAKIVAVEPADSPLLTKGTPGPHKIQGIGPNFIPPILDQSVIDEVVDVAFDDAITTAREVATKEGILVGISSGAAIWTALQIAARPEAAGKNIVVIVPSFGERYLSTALYEHLRED; translated from the coding sequence ATGTCCGGCATCCACTCCGACATCACGAGCGCATTCGGCAACACCCCGCTCGTGAAGCTCAACCGCGTCACCGAAGGCCTGCCGGGGACGGTGCTGGCCAAGCTCGAGTTCTACAACCCCGCCTCGTCGGTGAAGGACCGTCTCGGGATCGCGATCGTCGACGCCGCGGAGGCGTCGGGAGACCTGAAGCCCGGCGGCACGATCGTCGAGGGCACGAGCGGAAACACCGGCATCGCGCTCGCGATGGTGGGTGCGGCGCGCGGCTACAAGGTGATCCTCACGATGCCGTCGTCGATGTCGGTCGAGCGTCGTCTGCTGCTGAAGGCGTACGGCGCCGAGCTCGTGCTCACCGACCCCTCGCTGGGTATGAAGGGCGCCGTCGCCGAGGCCGAGCGCATCGCCGGAGAGACTCCCGGTGCGGTTCTCGCGAAGCAGTTCGCGAACCAGGCCAACGTGGAGATCCACCGCAAGACCACCGCCGAGGAGATCATCCGCGACACCGACGGGGCCGTCGGCTACTTCGTCGCCGGCATCGGCACGGGCGGCACGATCTCGGGCGTCGGGCAGGTGCTCAAGGAGCGCCTGCCGGAGGCGAAGATCGTCGCCGTCGAGCCGGCCGACTCGCCGCTGCTCACCAAGGGCACCCCGGGTCCCCACAAGATCCAGGGCATCGGACCGAACTTCATCCCGCCGATCCTCGACCAGTCCGTCATCGACGAGGTCGTCGACGTGGCCTTCGACGACGCGATCACGACGGCGCGCGAGGTGGCGACAAAGGAAGGCATCCTCGTCGGCATCTCGTCGGGCGCCGCCATCTGGACGGCGCTCCAGATCGCCGCCCGCCCGGAGGCCGCCGGCAAGAACATCGTCGTCATCGTGCCGTCGTTCGGCGAGCGGTACCTCTCGACGGCGCTCTACGAGCACCTGCGCGAGGACTGA